Proteins co-encoded in one Chitinophagales bacterium genomic window:
- a CDS encoding transglycosylase SLT domain-containing protein encodes MNLIKFDRKRLYQALAKQYLKVIVVFILLSNFATYTFSNWTIQKHRNNEPQRLYLLETAEPFVYDVGDFEQKVRSICHKLRVPPEWLMAVMHSESRFDASVANFKGSGATGLIQFMPTTAEDFDITTAKLRNLNHVQQLDYVYAYFDAKRKQYKQYETLTDLYLAVLYPKALGEDYCYTLYAEPSKPYEMNKGLDVNKDGRVTVQDIDLFLKQKYTTAYSINKPSFWGNLVTSVW; translated from the coding sequence ATGAATCTTATAAAATTTGACAGAAAAAGACTGTATCAGGCGTTGGCCAAACAATATTTGAAGGTGATTGTGGTGTTTATTTTGCTCTCCAATTTTGCGACTTACACATTCAGCAATTGGACTATCCAAAAACACCGCAACAACGAACCACAACGATTGTATTTGCTCGAAACAGCCGAACCATTTGTGTATGATGTGGGCGATTTCGAACAAAAGGTAAGAAGTATATGCCACAAACTACGTGTTCCTCCTGAGTGGTTGATGGCTGTGATGCACTCCGAATCACGTTTTGATGCATCGGTTGCCAACTTCAAAGGGAGCGGCGCAACGGGTTTGATTCAATTTATGCCTACTACGGCCGAGGATTTTGACATTACGACTGCCAAACTCCGAAACCTGAACCACGTTCAGCAATTGGATTATGTGTATGCTTATTTTGATGCCAAACGAAAACAATACAAACAGTATGAAACGCTTACCGATTTGTATTTGGCTGTGCTGTACCCAAAAGCATTGGGAGAAGATTACTGCTACACGCTATATGCAGAGCCTTCTAAACCTTATGAAATGAACAAAGGACTGGATGTCAACAAGGACGGCAGGGTAACGGTACAGGATATTGACCTGTTTTTGAAGCAAAAATATACTACCGCTTATAGTATCAACAAGCCTTCGTTTTGGGGAAATTTAGTGACATCTGTGTGGTGA
- a CDS encoding AraC family transcriptional regulator, with product MEFVLSSYHSQEVVQKIAGIASVDYNIDCDEAILKLPEKMGEGEIRAVHFNDGVKLLTFNCTLYEMMSIEYENSECVPLRLIYCSLGEVVHSMGENGQYQLNTYMGSIACAKCDEVERFRFPSNIPLLITIIQIDRAKYINKIECNLPDLPEQFSKLLSDVDGEVSFLHQSNYSYVISESLDTMNQCEHTGMVRRIFLESKTLEVLSMQINQYDDDMNFEGKRVLLKQYDVDKIVKARDILVEDIQDSPKITDLARLAGINQQKLKQGFKLVFGTTINRYLRNYRMSKAKILLLEGSFNIGEISEKVGYSNASHFSKCFKEKYGVQPKEYAKKVMTEITT from the coding sequence ATGGAATTTGTCTTAAGTTCATATCACTCACAAGAAGTAGTACAAAAAATTGCGGGTATAGCGAGTGTAGATTACAATATAGATTGTGATGAAGCTATATTGAAGCTACCTGAAAAAATGGGAGAAGGAGAAATTAGAGCTGTTCATTTCAATGATGGCGTAAAGTTATTGACTTTCAATTGTACTTTGTATGAAATGATGAGTATTGAGTACGAAAACTCAGAATGTGTGCCTCTTCGACTCATTTACTGTTCATTGGGCGAAGTTGTACACTCAATGGGAGAAAATGGACAATACCAATTGAATACCTACATGGGATCGATTGCTTGTGCTAAATGTGATGAAGTAGAGCGATTTAGATTTCCTTCAAATATTCCTTTACTGATTACGATTATTCAAATAGATAGAGCAAAATACATTAATAAAATAGAGTGCAATCTGCCTGATTTGCCTGAACAGTTTTCAAAACTACTGTCGGATGTTGATGGAGAGGTTTCTTTTCTGCATCAAAGCAATTACAGTTATGTCATATCTGAAAGTTTAGATACGATGAATCAGTGTGAACATACAGGAATGGTGCGGCGTATTTTTTTGGAATCCAAAACATTGGAGGTGCTTTCTATGCAAATAAATCAATATGATGATGATATGAATTTTGAAGGGAAGCGTGTTTTGTTGAAGCAATATGATGTAGATAAAATAGTGAAAGCGAGAGACATTTTGGTCGAAGATATTCAGGATTCGCCCAAAATTACAGATTTGGCACGCTTGGCAGGTATCAATCAACAAAAGCTAAAGCAAGGCTTCAAGTTGGTATTTGGTACAACAATCAATCGCTATCTAAGGAACTATCGAATGAGCAAAGCCAAGATACTGTTATTAGAAGGAAGCTTTAATATTGGAGAAATTTCGGAAAAGGTGGGTTATTCCAATGCAAGTCATTTTTCTAAATGCTTCAAGGAAAAATATGGCGTTCAACCCAAAGAATATGCTAAAAAAGTGATGACTGAGATTACAACATAA
- a CDS encoding phosphoribosylpyrophosphate synthetase, which produces MATNQSYSTLSKAVEGLQHRGFSNSFKVVNNEMICIDSNKTVYPKDVHIVEFHRFEGESNPSDMSIVYAVECKNGDKGIIVTAYGMYADMELVEFIKAVELNSEEMIHSNE; this is translated from the coding sequence ATGGCTACCAATCAATCTTATTCGACATTATCTAAAGCTGTTGAAGGGCTTCAACATAGGGGGTTTAGCAATAGTTTTAAAGTAGTAAACAACGAGATGATTTGCATTGATTCTAACAAAACAGTATATCCTAAAGATGTTCACATTGTTGAATTTCATCGCTTTGAAGGTGAATCAAATCCAAGTGATATGTCAATTGTATATGCGGTTGAATGCAAGAACGGTGATAAGGGTATCATAGTAACCGCTTATGGCATGTATGCAGATATGGAGTTGGTGGAGTTTATAAAAGCAGTGGAATTGAATAGTGAAGAAATGATTCATAGCAACGAATAA
- a CDS encoding phage holin family protein, with protein sequence MRFLISILLNGLAVFLASKLMDGVSVAGYGEAIIVGIVLGLINTFIKPIITLFTLPITILTLGLFLLVINGAMVLFTDSLIDGFSVSGLGVAIVFSILLAILNYILGMFVK encoded by the coding sequence ATGCGATTTCTCATTTCTATCTTACTGAATGGATTAGCCGTTTTTTTGGCTTCAAAACTTATGGACGGCGTATCTGTTGCGGGATATGGAGAAGCGATTATTGTAGGGATTGTACTTGGATTAATCAATACATTTATCAAACCCATCATTACATTGTTCACACTCCCTATTACAATTCTTACGCTTGGTCTTTTTCTTTTGGTAATCAATGGCGCGATGGTTTTATTTACGGATTCCCTAATAGATGGATTTTCTGTAAGTGGACTTGGAGTAGCGATAGTTTTTTCTATCCTTTTAGCCATTCTCAACTATATTTTGGGAATGTTTGTAAAGTAG
- a CDS encoding endonuclease/exonuclease/phosphatase family protein, with protein MKTIIIILSWLSVLFTLIPFVKRDAWWIRVFDYPKIQFTVFSIVCLFLCFLFIGFNTPHEWFLLLSMLTCILYHGYIIVPYTYFFPKQSLNCDSREEHNSISLLIFNVYMYNKKSDEFLQLVKENQPDLILLVETDNWWKQQVEVLDQNYPFKMEYPVDNTYGMLLFSKYVLTDSHINFLVEENIPSFHTKIELPSKQMVQFYGLHPKPPVPGESLQSTERDAELLLIGKKVRHQEMPVIVAGDLNDVAWSYTSKLFLRISELLDPRIGRGFYNSFHAQYPMFRCPLDHVFHSNHFKLLTLKRLYRCGSDHFPIFIQLCYQKEAPEQQDTPAADKADIILAKQKINAI; from the coding sequence ATGAAAACAATCATTATCATTTTAAGCTGGTTATCAGTACTCTTTACGCTTATTCCTTTCGTCAAACGTGATGCTTGGTGGATTAGAGTTTTTGATTACCCCAAGATTCAATTCACTGTTTTTTCTATCGTTTGTTTGTTTCTTTGCTTTCTATTTATAGGCTTCAATACGCCTCATGAATGGTTCTTATTGCTGAGCATGCTTACTTGTATTTTATATCATGGTTATATCATTGTTCCCTACACCTACTTTTTTCCTAAGCAGTCTTTGAATTGTGACTCGAGAGAAGAACACAATAGCATCAGTTTGCTCATTTTCAACGTTTATATGTACAACAAAAAATCTGATGAGTTTCTGCAATTGGTAAAAGAAAATCAACCTGATTTAATATTGCTAGTAGAAACAGATAATTGGTGGAAACAACAAGTTGAAGTATTAGACCAAAATTATCCGTTCAAAATGGAATATCCTGTAGATAATACCTATGGGATGCTACTTTTTTCAAAATATGTGCTTACCGATTCTCATATCAACTTTTTGGTAGAAGAGAATATTCCCTCCTTTCACACCAAAATTGAGTTGCCTTCTAAACAAATGGTTCAATTTTATGGATTGCATCCAAAACCTCCCGTTCCAGGAGAAAGTTTACAATCTACTGAAAGAGATGCCGAATTGTTGTTGATTGGCAAAAAAGTTCGACATCAGGAAATGCCAGTGATTGTTGCCGGCGATTTAAATGATGTTGCATGGTCTTACACTTCAAAATTGTTTTTGAGAATCAGTGAATTATTAGATCCGAGAATTGGTCGTGGTTTCTATAATTCATTTCATGCCCAGTATCCAATGTTTCGATGTCCTTTGGATCACGTTTTTCACTCAAATCATTTCAAATTATTGACATTAAAACGATTATATCGATGTGGTTCAGATCATTTTCCTATTTTTATTCAACTTTGCTATCAAAAGGAGGCTCCTGAGCAACAAGATACTCCCGCTGCCGACAAAGCAGATATTATTTTGGCAAAGCAAAAAATAAATGCTATTTGA
- a CDS encoding RNA polymerase sigma factor yields the protein MSTSYVQQQLPSVEKYLLNFAYYMTKSSSEAQDLYQDTVLKVLTKGHLFKQGTNFKAWCATIMRNLFINGYRRKKRANIVLDHSDNNFYINSGKTVSNDGEWKVSYEELVQLVNVLPKTLSVPFVMRFRGYKYDEIAEALDLPMGTVKSRIFLARRQLKKQFNQRMK from the coding sequence ATGTCAACATCTTATGTTCAGCAACAACTTCCTTCAGTAGAAAAATATTTGTTAAACTTCGCTTACTATATGACGAAGAGTAGCAGCGAAGCCCAAGATTTATACCAAGATACAGTACTAAAAGTATTAACCAAAGGTCATCTTTTCAAGCAAGGTACTAACTTCAAAGCTTGGTGCGCTACGATTATGCGAAATCTATTTATCAATGGTTATCGTCGTAAGAAAAGAGCCAACATAGTTTTAGACCATTCTGATAATAATTTTTATATCAATAGTGGTAAAACAGTCTCTAATGACGGTGAATGGAAAGTTTCTTATGAGGAACTGGTGCAATTGGTAAATGTACTGCCCAAAACCTTATCTGTACCTTTCGTGATGCGGTTTAGAGGTTATAAATATGATGAGATTGCAGAGGCACTTGATTTACCAATGGGAACAGTCAAAAGCCGCATCTTCTTGGCAAGAAGACAACTCAAAAAACAATTCAATCAAAGAATGAAATAA
- a CDS encoding YihY/virulence factor BrkB family protein yields MIRYLKNFYSFALEVIDEAIKDNILSLGASIAYFTMFSFGPVIVITIALVSIFFGEEAIRGNIFNELNSLLGAKAAIQVQALVENAYRSGSSYSATIIGIGTFFFGATGVFVELKGALNIIWGVKASPRNGIIQFAIDRFLSFAMVISIGFILLVALIINTFIAAFSEKILTIIPEISEILLTISSILSSLIIPSFLFAILFKGLPDANVKWRDVWIGALFTGVLFTIGKSLIGFYIGNSEITNTFGAAGSLAALLIWAYYAAQIVLLGAEFTYVYAKHFETKIEASEYGIRVKRIEKEIRTK; encoded by the coding sequence ATGATTCGATACTTAAAAAACTTCTATTCTTTTGCCTTAGAAGTAATTGACGAGGCCATTAAAGATAACATTCTATCTTTAGGTGCATCCATTGCCTATTTTACTATGTTCTCATTTGGGCCCGTCATCGTTATCACCATTGCATTGGTTAGCATTTTTTTTGGTGAAGAAGCCATTCGTGGCAACATTTTTAATGAACTCAATTCCTTATTAGGAGCCAAAGCAGCCATCCAAGTACAAGCATTGGTTGAAAATGCCTACCGAAGTGGCTCATCTTACAGTGCCACCATTATCGGAATTGGTACTTTCTTCTTTGGAGCTACTGGCGTTTTCGTAGAACTAAAAGGCGCACTCAACATCATTTGGGGAGTGAAAGCAAGTCCTCGAAACGGTATTATTCAATTTGCCATTGACCGTTTTTTATCTTTTGCCATGGTTATTTCCATCGGATTCATACTACTTGTAGCACTCATTATCAATACCTTCATTGCAGCTTTTAGTGAAAAAATATTGACCATCATTCCCGAAATTTCGGAAATTTTATTAACTATTTCAAGCATTTTATCTTCCCTCATCATACCCAGTTTTCTTTTCGCCATCCTCTTCAAAGGTTTACCTGATGCCAACGTCAAATGGCGTGATGTCTGGATCGGTGCTTTGTTCACAGGCGTTCTGTTTACCATCGGCAAATCCCTTATTGGATTCTACATCGGCAACAGTGAGATTACCAATACTTTTGGCGCAGCAGGCTCTCTCGCCGCTTTGCTAATTTGGGCCTACTATGCCGCTCAAATCGTACTTCTGGGAGCAGAATTCACCTACGTCTATGCCAAACATTTTGAGACCAAAATTGAAGCATCGGAGTACGGAATACGGGTAAAGCGAATTGAAAAAGAAATCAGAACCAAATAA
- a CDS encoding Dps family protein yields MTTAKRLGFTKEETAKVVNPLNELLCNYHVHYQKLRNFHWNVKGGDFFDLHENFELLYDMAKLNIDEIAERIRVFNHTPISTLKEYLEKSTIKEVGTDLSGDKMVEEVMDDFENLLTYLVASTEAASEIGDVGTIDLINNIIKGMEKKHWMLRSFLEK; encoded by the coding sequence ATGACAACCGCAAAAAGACTTGGATTTACTAAAGAGGAAACTGCAAAAGTAGTAAATCCTTTGAATGAGTTATTGTGTAACTATCATGTTCATTATCAAAAGCTTAGAAATTTTCATTGGAATGTGAAAGGAGGAGATTTTTTCGATCTTCACGAAAATTTTGAGTTATTGTATGACATGGCAAAACTGAATATAGATGAAATTGCGGAGCGTATCCGAGTTTTCAATCATACACCTATTAGTACCTTAAAAGAATATTTAGAAAAATCTACCATAAAAGAAGTTGGTACAGATTTGAGTGGAGATAAAATGGTTGAAGAAGTGATGGACGATTTCGAAAATTTGCTCACATATCTAGTTGCCAGTACCGAAGCGGCATCAGAAATTGGTGACGTTGGAACAATTGATCTTATCAATAATATTATTAAAGGAATGGAGAAAAAACACTGGATGCTCCGTTCTTTTTTGGAGAAATAA
- a CDS encoding M67 family metallopeptidase, with protein sequence MSNQLLNITEEASEVMIADALNAFPNECCGFFYGSENENERIITIAKPVVNSKEGDQRRRFEISPFDYMKAEQFALQNGLLLLGVYHSHPNHPSVASIHDLAKAMPYFSYVIISVMKGKLNTVQSWRLKEDVREFEEEKVNIYKIQGARSIESGIVPQIASVSETKY encoded by the coding sequence ATGTCTAACCAACTATTAAACATTACAGAAGAAGCCTCCGAGGTTATGATTGCAGATGCGCTCAATGCTTTTCCCAATGAGTGCTGCGGTTTTTTCTATGGAAGTGAGAATGAAAATGAACGCATCATCACTATTGCCAAGCCTGTAGTGAACAGCAAAGAAGGTGACCAAAGAAGGCGTTTTGAAATATCCCCTTTTGATTATATGAAAGCCGAGCAATTTGCACTTCAAAATGGCTTGTTGCTTCTGGGTGTTTACCACTCTCATCCCAATCATCCTTCTGTTGCTTCAATACATGACTTAGCGAAAGCAATGCCTTACTTTTCGTATGTTATTATTTCGGTAATGAAGGGAAAGTTAAATACGGTTCAGTCTTGGAGGTTGAAGGAAGATGTACGGGAATTTGAGGAGGAAAAGGTCAATATATATAAAATACAAGGAGCGAGGAGTATAGAATCAGGAATTGTTCCTCAAATTGCTTCCGTTTCGGAAACAAAATATTAA
- the moeB gene encoding molybdopterin-synthase adenylyltransferase MoeB, whose amino-acid sequence MSLLNGRAKNIQFSKEELERYSRHIIIPEFNIEGQRKLKAAKVLVIGSGGLGSPLLLYLTAAGVGTIGIVDFDVVDDSNLQRQVLFSVDNVGQPKVEAAKKRLETLNPHINFILHNQRLTSDNALEIFKDYDLVADGTDNFPTRYLVNDACVLLGKPNVYASIFRFEGQVSVFNYTDENGEAGPNYRDLFPEPPPAELVPNCSEGGVIGVLPGIIGSMQALEVIKVITGVGKTLSGRLFLYDAATFETRTLKVRRSKNNPLTGENPTQTSLIDYVEFCDVKLPGANLEEKPVKEVTVKNLQSLIKKGIDFQLIDVREPYEYEIVNIEGELIPLGQIAENVHRIARDKQVIIHCRSGKRSADAIRELEKITDFDNLYNLKGGVLAYAKEVDTSLATY is encoded by the coding sequence ATGTCATTATTAAACGGCAGAGCAAAAAATATTCAATTCTCAAAAGAGGAATTAGAGCGGTATAGCCGACACATTATCATCCCAGAATTCAACATTGAAGGACAGCGAAAACTAAAGGCTGCAAAGGTGTTGGTGATTGGTTCGGGAGGATTGGGCAGTCCGTTGTTGCTGTATCTAACGGCTGCAGGTGTGGGTACGATTGGTATTGTGGACTTTGATGTAGTGGATGACAGCAATCTTCAACGTCAGGTCTTGTTTTCGGTGGACAATGTGGGACAGCCCAAGGTTGAAGCAGCAAAAAAACGATTGGAAACACTTAATCCACACATAAATTTTATTCTTCACAATCAGCGTTTGACTTCCGACAATGCCCTCGAAATCTTCAAAGATTACGATTTGGTGGCGGATGGCACAGACAATTTTCCAACACGCTATTTGGTGAATGATGCGTGCGTATTGTTGGGTAAACCCAATGTGTATGCATCTATTTTTCGCTTTGAAGGACAGGTTTCGGTCTTCAATTATACAGATGAAAATGGGGAAGCGGGCCCTAACTACCGTGATTTGTTTCCCGAACCGCCTCCTGCCGAATTGGTTCCCAACTGTTCGGAGGGTGGTGTGATTGGCGTATTGCCTGGTATTATTGGCAGTATGCAAGCATTGGAGGTGATTAAGGTGATTACTGGAGTGGGTAAAACCCTTTCAGGACGGCTATTTTTGTACGATGCGGCTACGTTTGAAACTCGCACATTGAAGGTGAGAAGGAGTAAAAATAATCCTTTGACGGGTGAAAATCCTACTCAAACAAGTTTGATTGATTATGTGGAGTTTTGTGATGTCAAACTTCCTGGGGCAAATTTGGAGGAAAAACCTGTGAAAGAAGTTACCGTCAAAAATCTTCAAAGCCTTATCAAAAAAGGCATTGATTTTCAGCTCATTGATGTTCGTGAACCTTATGAATACGAGATTGTGAACATTGAAGGAGAATTGATTCCACTGGGTCAAATTGCAGAGAATGTACACCGAATCGCAAGGGATAAACAGGTCATTATTCATTGTAGAAGTGGCAAACGCAGTGCTGATGCTATTCGTGAATTGGAGAAAATAACTGATTTTGACAACCTTTACAATTTGAAGGGCGGCGTATTGGCCTATGCAAAAGAGGTAGATACGAGTTTGGCGACTTATTAA
- a CDS encoding cysteine synthase family protein, which translates to MTAIQISSNSGLIKRINEIEHLIGNTPLLEIRNAYRKRGVRIFAKLEWQQLGNSVKARPAFNIFKQAILNGKIKAGMHLLDATSGNTGIAYASIGAALGVNVTLCLPENASQERKLILKSLGTNITYTSRFEATDGSQVKALEMKDALPEQYYYADQYANDNNWKAHYYTTAEEIYQQTNGTVTHFVAGLGTTGTFVGTSRKLQLLNPNIQTVSLQPELALHGMEGWKHLETAKVPKIYDSSIANQNLTVDTMESYEWIKRFARKEGILLSPSAAANLAGAVKVAEQIEEGVIVTVFPDNADKYGEVLKHIFG; encoded by the coding sequence ATGACTGCAATACAAATATCATCCAATTCTGGATTAATCAAGAGAATCAATGAGATAGAACATCTTATCGGCAATACGCCATTGTTGGAGATTCGCAATGCCTATCGAAAACGAGGTGTTAGAATCTTTGCCAAACTAGAATGGCAGCAACTCGGTAACAGTGTGAAAGCTCGCCCTGCCTTCAATATTTTCAAACAAGCTATTTTGAACGGCAAAATCAAAGCAGGTATGCACCTTTTGGATGCTACTAGCGGAAATACAGGCATTGCCTATGCTTCAATTGGGGCCGCACTTGGCGTAAATGTCACACTTTGTCTTCCCGAAAATGCTTCACAAGAGCGCAAATTGATTCTCAAATCATTGGGAACGAACATCACCTATACTTCTCGCTTTGAAGCAACTGATGGTTCGCAAGTGAAAGCACTTGAAATGAAGGACGCACTTCCAGAACAATATTATTATGCCGACCAATATGCAAACGACAACAATTGGAAAGCACATTACTACACAACTGCCGAAGAAATCTATCAACAAACCAATGGAACAGTCACACATTTTGTGGCAGGTTTGGGAACTACGGGTACATTTGTAGGCACAAGTCGAAAATTGCAGTTGTTGAACCCCAATATTCAGACGGTTTCATTGCAGCCTGAGTTGGCACTACACGGAATGGAAGGCTGGAAACATTTGGAAACAGCGAAAGTTCCTAAAATTTATGATAGTAGCATTGCCAATCAAAATTTGACAGTCGACACTATGGAGTCTTACGAATGGATCAAACGGTTTGCCCGAAAAGAAGGGATTTTATTGAGTCCCTCTGCTGCTGCAAATTTAGCGGGCGCAGTGAAAGTGGCCGAACAGATTGAAGAAGGAGTAATTGTCACCGTTTTTCCTGATAATGCAGATAAATATGGTGAAGTATTGAAACACATTTTTGGATAA
- a CDS encoding MoaD/ThiS family protein, translating to MAKIIIPTPLRKFTNGQSTFESDGTTVQAVVDSLVIKNATLGQQILDGTGNIRSFIRVYVGDEDINELEGADTVVDDNSVISIVPAIAGGIS from the coding sequence ATGGCTAAAATAATTATTCCAACACCGTTGAGAAAATTCACAAACGGTCAATCTACTTTTGAATCTGATGGTACAACTGTTCAAGCAGTTGTAGATAGTTTGGTAATAAAAAACGCTACTCTTGGTCAGCAAATCCTTGATGGAACAGGTAATATTCGCTCTTTCATTCGGGTTTATGTTGGTGATGAAGACATCAACGAGTTAGAAGGGGCTGATACAGTGGTAGATGACAACTCAGTTATTAGCATTGTTCCCGCCATTGCAGGGGGAATAAGTTGA
- a CDS encoding DUF5706 domain-containing protein: protein MAKTEKIDVLSKAKQHINQLFKKQSSTKLVYHTYNHTLEILDVCEDMAQYYELSQRDKEILMLAACFQNTGYMADYRDHDNESIIIAEDFLMELDYPKEKLDRVLVLIRNSSLTDHPGNLLQEILHDANLMHIGKKDFFRKGTLLRIEVEQNLGESHTASEWEQIELDFLLDNEFFTQYAVEKFSSRRAKNIKKQHGNLLKSKQNRKKKKAGKSFGRGIETLYRATYRNHINLSSIADAKANMMISINTIIMSVIITFAGTGFTISSSMMIERYRFIVPIMVLLVASLISVVFAVLSARPKVTEKTMTEKKLKERKSSVLFFGNFTQIPLEKFVEFLNNFKMDQKLLYDNMSVDIYYLGLVLERKYKLLRISYNTFMGGLVISVLTFIVIFIYTTT from the coding sequence ATGGCAAAAACTGAAAAAATAGATGTTTTATCAAAAGCAAAACAGCATATTAACCAATTGTTTAAGAAACAATCTTCTACGAAATTAGTTTATCATACTTACAACCATACACTGGAAATATTAGATGTATGTGAAGATATGGCACAATACTACGAATTATCCCAAAGAGATAAAGAAATATTGATGCTGGCAGCGTGCTTCCAAAATACAGGTTATATGGCGGATTATAGAGACCATGATAACGAAAGTATAATTATTGCCGAAGATTTTTTAATGGAATTGGACTATCCTAAAGAAAAATTGGATAGGGTGTTGGTATTGATTCGCAATTCTTCACTAACAGACCATCCTGGTAATCTATTGCAGGAGATTCTACACGATGCGAATTTAATGCACATTGGTAAGAAAGATTTTTTTAGGAAAGGAACTTTGCTTCGGATTGAAGTGGAGCAGAATTTAGGTGAAAGCCACACTGCTTCAGAATGGGAACAGATTGAGTTGGATTTTTTATTGGACAACGAGTTTTTTACTCAATATGCAGTCGAAAAGTTTAGCTCAAGAAGAGCGAAAAATATCAAGAAACAACATGGTAATTTACTGAAGTCGAAACAAAATCGCAAAAAGAAAAAAGCAGGAAAAAGTTTTGGTCGGGGCATTGAAACGTTGTATAGAGCAACATATCGAAACCATATCAACTTGAGTTCGATTGCAGATGCAAAAGCTAATATGATGATTAGTATCAACACAATCATCATGTCGGTTATCATTACTTTTGCAGGAACGGGATTCACTATTTCGAGTAGCATGATGATAGAACGGTATCGGTTCATTGTTCCAATCATGGTTCTTTTGGTGGCTTCACTTATTTCGGTAGTTTTTGCAGTACTTTCAGCTCGTCCAAAGGTGACGGAAAAGACGATGACAGAGAAGAAATTGAAGGAACGAAAATCGAGTGTTTTGTTTTTTGGTAATTTCACGCAGATACCATTGGAGAAATTCGTAGAGTTTTTGAATAACTTCAAGATGGACCAGAAACTACTGTATGACAACATGAGTGTTGATATTTATTATCTGGGTTTGGTTTTGGAAAGAAAGTATAAACTACTGCGAATTTCTTACAATACCTTTATGGGAGGCTTGGTAATCAGCGTGCTTACGTTTATTGTTATTTTTATTTATACTACTACGTAA